The following coding sequences are from one Ramlibacter henchirensis window:
- a CDS encoding 3-methyl-2-oxobutanoate dehydrogenase (2-methylpropanoyl-transferring) subunit alpha: MSERQPLRLHVPEPSGRPGCATDFSYLHVSEAGAVRRPPVDTTHYDTQDLAYQLVRVLDREGRAVGPWAPEISTAQLRKGLRSMMKTRIFDARMLIVQRQRKISFYMQSLGEEAIACAHAAAIEPGDMCFPTYRQQGLLLSRDDISMVELMCQLMSNERDPVKGRQLPVMYSYKRAGFFSISGNLATQFIQAVGWAMASAIKGDTRIASAWIGDGATAEADFHTALTFAHVYRAPVILNVVNNQWAISTFQAIAGGESTTFAARGVGCGIASLRVDGNDFLAVYAASQWAAERARFNLGPTLIEWVTYRAGAHSTSDDPSKYRPADDWERFPLGDPIQRLKQHLIGLGAWSEQEHEQVRLELEAEVAAAQKEAESYGTLLDGHIPSAATMFEDVYAEMPAHLRAQRQQLGV; this comes from the coding sequence ATGAGCGAGCGTCAGCCCCTGCGGCTGCACGTGCCGGAGCCCTCGGGGCGGCCCGGCTGTGCGACCGACTTTTCCTACCTCCATGTCTCGGAGGCCGGCGCCGTCCGCAGGCCGCCGGTGGACACCACCCACTACGACACGCAGGACCTCGCCTACCAGCTGGTGCGCGTGCTCGACCGCGAAGGTCGCGCGGTGGGACCGTGGGCGCCGGAGATCTCCACGGCGCAGTTGCGCAAGGGCCTGCGCTCGATGATGAAGACGCGCATCTTCGATGCCCGCATGCTGATCGTGCAGCGCCAGCGCAAGATCTCGTTCTACATGCAGAGCCTGGGCGAGGAGGCGATCGCCTGCGCCCACGCTGCCGCCATCGAGCCGGGCGACATGTGCTTCCCCACATACCGGCAGCAGGGCCTGCTGCTCAGCCGCGACGACATCTCCATGGTGGAGCTCATGTGCCAGCTCATGAGCAACGAGCGGGACCCGGTCAAGGGCCGCCAGCTTCCCGTGATGTATTCGTACAAGCGTGCGGGCTTCTTCTCCATCTCGGGCAACCTGGCCACCCAGTTCATCCAGGCGGTGGGCTGGGCGATGGCGTCGGCGATCAAGGGCGACACGCGCATCGCGTCGGCGTGGATCGGCGACGGCGCCACGGCGGAAGCCGACTTCCACACGGCACTCACGTTCGCGCACGTGTACCGCGCGCCGGTGATCCTGAACGTGGTCAACAACCAGTGGGCGATCTCCACCTTCCAGGCGATCGCGGGCGGCGAGTCCACCACCTTCGCGGCGCGCGGCGTGGGCTGCGGCATCGCGTCGCTGCGCGTCGACGGCAACGATTTCCTCGCGGTGTATGCGGCGTCGCAGTGGGCCGCCGAGCGTGCGCGGTTCAACCTGGGCCCGACGCTGATCGAGTGGGTCACGTACCGGGCCGGCGCGCACTCGACCTCGGACGACCCGTCCAAGTACCGCCCCGCCGACGACTGGGAACGCTTCCCGCTGGGCGATCCGATCCAGCGCCTCAAGCAGCACCTCATCGGGCTGGGGGCATGGAGCGAGCAGGAGCACGAGCAGGTCCGCCTCGAACTCGAGGCCGAGGTCGCCGCCGCGCAGAAGGAAGCCGAGAGCTACGGCACGCTGCTGGACGGCCACATCCCGAGCGCGGCCACGATGTTCGAGGACGTCTACGCCGAGATGCCCGCCCACCTGCGCGCGCAACGCCAGCAACTGGGGGTCTGA
- the lpdA gene encoding dihydrolipoyl dehydrogenase, with the protein MKTLNKTLLVIGGGPGGYVAAIRAGQLGIPTVLVEGEALGGTCLNVGCIPSKALIHLAGEFERACRFTSSNPLGIRVQEPAVDLGQAQRWKDGVVGKLTGGVGALLRKAGVQVVKGRATIVDGKTVDVAPHEGEPLRIACEHLLLATGSVAVDLPNLPVGGPVITSTEALALTEKPQHLVVVGAGYIGLELGFAWRKLGVDVAVVEATGRILPGYDEELTQPVLASLRRLGITLHLNCKAEGLTDTGNGLRVRSSQADEYVLPADKVLVAVGRVPRTAGFGLESLQLDMAGRAVRTDEQCRTSMRNVWAIGDLTGEPMLAHRAMAQGEMVAEIVAGRRRRFAPMAVPAVCFTDPELVVAGLSPDEAEARGMDVQVASFPFAANGRALSVEGSEGFVRVVARKDTHQVLGWQAVGQGVSELSTAFCYAIEMGARLEDVAGIIHAHPTLGEAVQESALRALGHALHI; encoded by the coding sequence ATGAAGACGCTGAACAAGACGCTGCTGGTGATCGGCGGCGGCCCCGGCGGCTACGTCGCGGCGATCCGCGCGGGCCAGCTGGGCATCCCCACGGTGCTGGTGGAGGGCGAGGCCCTCGGCGGCACCTGCCTCAACGTGGGCTGCATCCCCTCGAAGGCGCTGATCCACCTGGCCGGAGAGTTCGAGCGGGCTTGCCGCTTCACGTCGTCGAACCCGCTGGGCATCCGCGTGCAGGAGCCCGCAGTCGACCTCGGGCAGGCGCAGCGCTGGAAGGACGGCGTGGTGGGCAAGCTCACCGGCGGCGTCGGCGCGCTGCTGCGCAAGGCCGGCGTGCAGGTCGTGAAGGGCCGGGCGACGATCGTCGACGGCAAGACGGTCGACGTCGCCCCGCACGAAGGCGAGCCGCTGCGCATCGCCTGCGAACACCTGCTGCTCGCGACCGGCTCCGTGGCCGTGGACCTGCCCAACCTGCCCGTCGGCGGGCCGGTGATCACCTCGACCGAAGCGCTCGCGCTGACGGAGAAGCCGCAGCATCTCGTCGTGGTTGGCGCCGGCTACATCGGCCTGGAACTGGGCTTCGCCTGGCGCAAGCTGGGCGTGGATGTCGCGGTGGTCGAAGCCACCGGCCGCATCCTGCCGGGCTACGACGAGGAACTCACGCAACCGGTGCTCGCGTCGCTGCGCCGCCTGGGCATCACGCTGCACCTGAACTGCAAGGCCGAGGGCCTGACCGACACCGGCAACGGCTTGCGCGTGCGCAGCAGCCAGGCCGACGAGTACGTGCTGCCCGCCGACAAGGTGCTGGTGGCGGTCGGGCGCGTGCCGCGGACTGCGGGATTCGGGCTCGAATCGCTGCAGCTGGACATGGCCGGCCGCGCTGTTCGGACCGACGAGCAGTGCCGCACTTCGATGCGCAATGTCTGGGCGATCGGCGATCTCACCGGCGAGCCGATGCTCGCGCACCGGGCGATGGCGCAGGGCGAGATGGTCGCGGAGATCGTCGCCGGACGACGCCGTCGTTTCGCGCCGATGGCGGTCCCGGCCGTGTGCTTCACCGATCCCGAACTCGTGGTCGCAGGCCTGTCGCCCGATGAAGCCGAGGCGCGCGGGATGGACGTGCAGGTCGCCTCATTCCCGTTCGCCGCGAATGGCCGCGCGCTGAGCGTCGAAGGCAGCGAAGGCTTCGTTCGCGTCGTCGCCCGCAAGGACACGCACCAGGTGCTCGGCTGGCAGGCAGTGGGGCAGGGTGTGTCGGAGTTGTCGACCGCGTTTTGCTATGCGATCGAAATGGGCGCGCGGCTGGAGGATGTCGCGGGGATCATCCACGCGCATCCGACGCTGGGAGAGGCGGTGCAGGAATCGGCGCTGCGGGCGCTGGGGCACGCGTTGCATATCTGA
- a CDS encoding feruloyl-CoA synthase — protein MAPPRAVRVPLDDGCFVLRSPEALKPYARCIGEWIEHWASTTPDALAFVERQPDGGWQRLSWIQTRERIGRIAQALLDMKLPANAPVVVLSDNALEHLLLALAAMHVGIPVCTVSSAYCRLTRDYSKVHGILHTLGPALVYASDAAVYGPAVASSGLQCPVVFGRGAETHRGALPFDALLEQKEGPGVRKAYQAITPDMQAKYLLTSGSTGHPKVVINTHRMLCANQQMIAQAWRFLEKEKPVLVDWLPWSHTFGANHNLHMVLRNGGTMVIDEGRPAPGLIEKTLANLAEVQPTIWFNVPRGFDVALPLLEADAQLARKVFARLRVLFYAGAALPQATWERLQALARKVRGEDVWLTTSWGSTETSPAITSAHWQLDRAGVIGGVLPGLEMKFVPNGEKLELRVRGVSIFPGYRDAPHLTAQAFDAEGYYCIGDAGFLADEAHPERGVVFNGRVAEDFKLTTGTWVSVGTLRVKVVSALAPFAQDVVVTGHDRHEIGVLVFPSPAAAGLPPQELATKIGAALRKLRDEGAGSSSCPTRALVLTEPPSADAGEITDKGYINQRAVLQRRAALVESLYAGGEGVILAA, from the coding sequence ATGGCCCCGCCGCGGGCGGTGCGCGTGCCGCTGGACGACGGCTGCTTCGTGCTGCGCTCGCCCGAGGCGCTCAAGCCCTATGCGCGCTGCATCGGCGAGTGGATCGAACACTGGGCCTCGACCACGCCCGACGCGCTCGCGTTCGTGGAGCGCCAGCCCGACGGCGGCTGGCAGCGACTGAGCTGGATTCAGACGCGCGAGCGCATCGGCCGCATCGCGCAGGCGCTGCTGGACATGAAGCTGCCGGCCAACGCGCCGGTCGTGGTGCTCTCGGACAACGCGCTCGAGCACCTGCTGCTCGCGCTGGCCGCGATGCACGTCGGCATTCCCGTCTGCACGGTGTCGAGCGCCTACTGCCGGCTGACCAGGGACTACAGCAAGGTCCACGGCATCCTCCACACGCTCGGGCCGGCCCTGGTCTACGCCTCCGATGCGGCGGTGTACGGCCCCGCCGTCGCGTCCAGCGGACTGCAGTGCCCCGTCGTGTTCGGCCGCGGTGCAGAGACGCATCGCGGCGCGCTGCCGTTCGATGCGCTGCTGGAGCAAAAGGAAGGTCCCGGCGTGCGCAAGGCGTACCAGGCCATCACGCCGGACATGCAGGCCAAGTACCTGCTGACGTCCGGTTCCACCGGCCATCCCAAGGTGGTGATCAACACGCACCGCATGCTCTGCGCCAACCAGCAGATGATCGCGCAGGCCTGGCGCTTCCTCGAGAAGGAAAAGCCGGTGCTGGTCGACTGGCTCCCGTGGAGCCACACCTTCGGCGCCAACCACAACCTGCACATGGTGCTGCGCAACGGCGGCACGATGGTCATCGACGAAGGACGGCCCGCGCCCGGGCTGATCGAGAAGACGCTGGCGAACCTCGCCGAGGTGCAGCCGACCATCTGGTTCAACGTCCCGCGCGGGTTCGACGTCGCGCTCCCGCTGCTGGAAGCCGACGCGCAGCTGGCCCGCAAGGTGTTCGCGCGGCTGCGCGTCCTCTTCTACGCCGGCGCCGCGCTGCCGCAGGCCACCTGGGAAAGGCTGCAGGCCCTGGCGCGCAAGGTGCGCGGCGAGGATGTCTGGCTCACGACGTCCTGGGGCTCGACCGAGACTTCACCCGCGATCACCAGCGCACACTGGCAGCTCGATCGCGCCGGCGTCATCGGCGGCGTGCTGCCCGGGCTGGAGATGAAGTTCGTGCCCAACGGCGAGAAGCTGGAACTGCGAGTGCGTGGCGTGAGCATCTTCCCCGGCTACCGCGACGCCCCGCACCTCACCGCGCAAGCCTTCGATGCCGAGGGCTACTACTGCATCGGCGATGCCGGCTTCCTCGCGGACGAAGCGCATCCGGAGCGCGGCGTGGTCTTCAACGGCCGAGTGGCCGAGGACTTCAAGCTCACCACCGGCACCTGGGTCTCGGTCGGCACGCTGCGCGTCAAGGTCGTGTCGGCATTGGCGCCCTTCGCGCAGGACGTGGTGGTCACCGGCCACGACCGCCACGAGATCGGCGTGCTGGTGTTTCCGTCGCCCGCGGCCGCGGGCCTGCCGCCGCAGGAGCTGGCGACGAAGATCGGCGCCGCGCTGCGCAAGCTGCGTGACGAAGGCGCTGGGTCCTCGTCGTGCCCCACGCGCGCGCTGGTCCTCACCGAGCCGCCGAGCGCCGATGCCGGCGAGATCACCGACAAGGGCTACATCAACCAGCGGGCGGTGCTTCAGCGCCGCGCAGCGCTGGTCGAAAGCCTGTATGCGGGCGGCGAGGGCGTGATCCTCGCGGCCTGA
- a CDS encoding crotonase/enoyl-CoA hydratase family protein: MQQTETRVRVSVGADGVAEVALARPGKMNSLDPAMFEAIRDAIERLRGDASVRAVVLHGEGRAFCAGLDKGSFEGIAKGGKGFDDLMARTHGLANAWQQVAWGWRELPVPVIAAVHGLAFGGGLQIALGADVRYVRPDTRMSVMEIRWGLVPDMAGCVFMAELLRTDVARELTFTGRVVEGPEAVQIGLATRVCDDPLEQARATARQIAAGSPDAQRAAKRLLNAASAVRAGAVLLAESREQQALIGSPNQVEAVRSALEGRAAQFR, from the coding sequence ATGCAGCAGACCGAAACGCGTGTGCGCGTCAGCGTCGGCGCCGACGGCGTGGCCGAAGTCGCGCTCGCCCGTCCCGGCAAGATGAACTCGCTCGACCCCGCGATGTTCGAAGCGATCCGCGATGCGATCGAGCGCCTGCGCGGCGACGCGTCGGTGCGCGCCGTGGTGCTGCACGGCGAGGGCCGCGCTTTCTGCGCCGGCCTGGACAAAGGCAGCTTCGAAGGCATCGCGAAAGGCGGGAAAGGCTTCGACGACCTGATGGCACGCACCCACGGCCTGGCCAACGCCTGGCAGCAGGTGGCCTGGGGCTGGCGCGAGCTGCCGGTGCCGGTGATCGCCGCCGTGCATGGCCTCGCCTTCGGCGGCGGCCTGCAGATCGCGCTGGGCGCCGACGTGCGCTACGTGCGGCCGGACACGCGCATGTCGGTGATGGAGATCCGGTGGGGCCTGGTGCCCGACATGGCCGGCTGCGTCTTCATGGCCGAGCTTCTCCGCACCGACGTCGCCCGCGAACTCACCTTCACCGGCCGCGTGGTCGAAGGACCGGAGGCGGTGCAGATCGGCCTGGCCACGCGCGTGTGCGACGACCCGCTCGAACAGGCGCGGGCCACCGCGCGCCAGATCGCCGCCGGCAGTCCCGATGCGCAGCGTGCCGCGAAGCGGCTGCTCAATGCTGCCTCAGCCGTGCGGGCCGGCGCGGTGCTGCTGGCCGAATCGCGCGAGCAGCAGGCGTTGATCGGCAGCCCGAACCAGGTCGAGGCCGTGCGGTCCGCGCTCGAGGGTCGCGCGGCGCAATTCCGCTGA
- a CDS encoding Bug family tripartite tricarboxylate transporter substrate binding protein, which yields MNASLVTRRQLLASAAAAGGALALPALAQGTYPDRPIKLLVPFPAGALTDTLGRLVADRIRPALGQPIVVENRPGAGTLLGASVVAKSPPDGYQLMVATSTTLAISPAMYANPPATPSEFIGVAMIGAVSLYLVTRPDLKVASLPELVKEIRNNPGKLNFGSPGTGTMHHLIVEMIKGQEKVQATHVPYQGSMTALQDLMTGRIDFMFLDAVAAMPQIQAGKINAIAVAAARRTQALPNVPTVAETFPQIDLQAWQTVAAPRATPMPIVQRLNAEINKALDSPEGRAALQKVGVDAMPMSVQQLNELIARDEKRLGDLVRAAGLKAS from the coding sequence ATGAACGCGTCGCTTGTCACTCGCCGCCAGCTGCTGGCGAGCGCCGCCGCCGCGGGCGGTGCGCTCGCGCTGCCGGCGCTGGCGCAGGGCACTTATCCGGATCGTCCGATCAAGCTGCTGGTGCCCTTCCCGGCGGGCGCGCTCACGGACACGCTCGGCCGGCTCGTCGCCGACCGCATCCGTCCCGCGCTGGGGCAGCCCATCGTGGTGGAGAACCGCCCGGGCGCCGGCACGTTGCTCGGCGCCAGTGTCGTGGCCAAATCGCCGCCCGACGGCTACCAGCTGATGGTGGCCACCAGCACCACGCTGGCCATCTCGCCGGCGATGTACGCGAACCCGCCCGCGACCCCCTCCGAATTCATCGGCGTGGCGATGATCGGCGCAGTGAGCCTGTACCTCGTCACGCGCCCGGACCTGAAGGTGGCGAGCCTGCCCGAACTCGTGAAGGAGATCCGCAACAACCCGGGCAAGCTGAACTTCGGCTCGCCCGGCACGGGCACGATGCACCACCTGATCGTGGAGATGATCAAGGGACAGGAAAAGGTGCAGGCCACGCACGTGCCCTACCAGGGAAGCATGACCGCGTTGCAGGACCTGATGACCGGCCGCATCGACTTCATGTTCCTCGACGCGGTCGCGGCCATGCCGCAGATCCAGGCCGGAAAGATCAACGCCATCGCGGTGGCCGCCGCGCGGCGCACGCAGGCGTTGCCGAACGTGCCGACCGTGGCCGAGACCTTCCCGCAGATCGACCTTCAGGCCTGGCAGACGGTGGCCGCGCCGCGTGCCACGCCGATGCCGATCGTCCAGCGGCTGAATGCCGAGATCAACAAGGCGCTGGATTCGCCCGAGGGCCGGGCCGCGCTGCAGAAGGTGGGCGTGGATGCGATGCCCATGAGCGTGCAGCAGCTCAATGAGCTGATTGCGCGGGATGAGAAGCGGCTGGGGGATCTGGTGCGCGCGGCGGGGTTGAAGGCGAGCTGA
- a CDS encoding FKBP-type peptidyl-prolyl cis-trans isomerase, with protein MRIAKDTVVTLTYKVADLNGRLLEQSKEPLAYLHGGYDNTLPKIEAALDGKEPGYQVTLELQPEDAFGMRDEALVRTMPKKEFPPGVKVGGQLEGMTDSGQPHVFHVMKIKGDTVHLDGNHPLAGKALRFLLKVMSVRAATSEEIEHRHVHGEHGHHH; from the coding sequence ATGCGAATCGCCAAAGACACCGTCGTCACCCTCACCTACAAGGTCGCAGACCTGAACGGCCGCCTGCTCGAGCAGAGCAAGGAACCCCTGGCCTACCTGCACGGCGGCTACGACAACACGCTGCCGAAGATCGAAGCCGCGCTCGACGGGAAGGAGCCGGGCTACCAGGTCACGCTGGAGCTGCAACCCGAAGACGCCTTCGGCATGCGCGACGAGGCGCTGGTGCGCACCATGCCGAAGAAGGAGTTCCCGCCGGGCGTGAAAGTGGGCGGCCAGCTCGAAGGCATGACGGACAGCGGCCAGCCGCATGTGTTCCACGTCATGAAGATCAAGGGCGATACGGTCCACCTCGACGGCAACCATCCGCTCGCGGGCAAGGCGCTCAGATTCCTGCTCAAGGTGATGAGCGTCCGCGCGGCCACGTCGGAGGAGATCGAGCACCGCCACGTGCACGGTGAGCACGGGCACCACCACTGA
- a CDS encoding dihydrolipoamide acetyltransferase family protein: MGIYAIKMPDIGEGIAEVELVEWRVKPGDEVKEDQIVADVMTDKATVEIPSPVAGKVMELGGQPGQLMAVGAELVRIEVAGEGNVKPGTPSKAAAATTAAIPPDRKDDITAGSESDNSLSRSRERAGVRAAPAEQTPKLPSHPEHPHPNPLPQAGEGARPPQVTPAPRRQPGERPIASPAVRRRAWELGIELQFVHGSGPAGRIEHSDLDVYLASRGQPQTAAGTRLRQKHGEQQLPIIGLRRKIAQKMQEAKRRIPHFSYVEEIDVTELETLRARLNDRHGATRGKLTVLPFIARAVVLALEDFPQMNARFDDDAGVVTRHEPVHLGIATQTDSGLMVPVLRHAEAMDLWAFAKQVARLAEAARSGKAARDELQGSTITISSLGPLGGIVTTPVINHPEVAIIGVNRIVARPVFEGDAVVKRLLMNLSSSFDHRVVDGMDAAKFIQAIRALLETPAMLFVE; encoded by the coding sequence ATGGGGATCTATGCGATCAAGATGCCCGACATCGGCGAAGGCATCGCGGAAGTGGAACTCGTCGAGTGGCGCGTGAAGCCGGGCGACGAGGTGAAGGAAGACCAGATCGTCGCGGACGTGATGACGGACAAGGCGACGGTGGAGATCCCGTCGCCCGTGGCGGGGAAGGTGATGGAGCTTGGGGGCCAGCCGGGGCAGCTGATGGCTGTCGGGGCGGAGCTGGTGCGGATCGAGGTGGCGGGGGAGGGGAATGTGAAGCCGGGAACTCCTTCGAAGGCGGCCGCCGCGACCACGGCGGCGATCCCGCCGGATCGGAAGGACGACATCACGGCGGGTTCTGAGTCGGACAACTCCCTCTCCCGCTCGCGGGAGAGGGCAGGGGTGAGGGCTGCGCCCGCCGAACAAACGCCCAAGCTCCCGTCGCATCCCGAACACCCTCACCCCAACCCTCTCCCGCAAGCGGGAGAGGGAGCAAGGCCGCCGCAGGTGACGCCTGCGCCGAGGAGGCAACCCGGCGAACGCCCGATCGCCTCCCCCGCCGTGCGCCGCCGCGCGTGGGAACTCGGCATCGAACTCCAGTTCGTCCACGGCAGCGGTCCCGCGGGCCGCATCGAGCACTCCGACCTCGATGTCTACCTCGCCTCGCGCGGTCAACCGCAGACTGCGGCCGGCACACGCCTGCGCCAGAAGCACGGCGAACAACAGCTGCCGATCATCGGGCTGCGCCGCAAGATCGCGCAGAAGATGCAGGAGGCCAAGCGCCGCATCCCGCACTTCAGCTACGTCGAGGAGATCGACGTCACCGAGCTCGAAACACTGCGCGCCAGGCTCAATGACCGCCACGGCGCCACGCGCGGCAAGCTCACCGTGCTGCCCTTCATCGCGCGCGCGGTGGTGCTGGCGCTGGAGGACTTCCCGCAGATGAACGCGCGCTTCGACGACGACGCGGGCGTGGTCACGCGGCATGAGCCCGTGCACCTGGGCATCGCCACGCAGACCGATTCCGGCTTGATGGTTCCGGTGCTGCGGCATGCCGAAGCCATGGACCTGTGGGCCTTTGCGAAGCAGGTCGCGAGGCTGGCGGAAGCCGCGCGCTCGGGCAAGGCAGCGCGGGACGAGCTGCAGGGTTCCACGATCACCATCAGCAGCCTCGGACCGTTGGGCGGCATCGTGACCACGCCCGTGATCAACCATCCCGAAGTGGCCATCATCGGCGTCAACCGCATCGTCGCGCGGCCGGTGTTCGAGGGCGACGCGGTCGTCAAGCGGCTGCTGATGAACCTCTCGTCCTCGTTTGACCACCGCGTCGTCGACGGCATGGACGCGGCGAAATTCATCCAGGCCATCCGCGCGCTGCTGGAAACGCCCGCGATGCTGTTCGTGGAGTGA
- a CDS encoding DUF2061 domain-containing protein: MRLRRLDSSVAKTASFAVIHLAIAVALGWLFTGGFVLGGLLAFIEPAVNTLVAHNLERAVARARIAPRRRAILLSSSLAGSHLVVAIGVGWTLTGSFVAASAYAVAEPLANAVAHHFFSRWWDARRAAALPEPA; this comes from the coding sequence ATGCGTTTGCGCCGCCTCGACTCTTCCGTCGCCAAGACCGCCTCCTTCGCCGTGATCCACCTCGCGATCGCGGTCGCGCTGGGCTGGCTGTTCACCGGCGGCTTCGTTCTGGGCGGGCTGCTGGCTTTCATCGAGCCGGCCGTGAACACGCTCGTGGCGCACAACCTGGAAAGGGCCGTGGCGCGCGCGAGGATCGCGCCTCGCCGCCGCGCAATCCTGTTGTCGAGTTCCCTCGCGGGCTCGCACCTGGTCGTCGCCATCGGCGTCGGCTGGACGCTCACCGGAAGCTTCGTCGCGGCCAGCGCGTACGCGGTCGCCGAGCCGCTGGCCAACGCCGTGGCGCACCACTTCTTCAGCCGCTGGTGGGACGCGCGGCGCGCCGCAGCGCTGCCGGAACCGGCCTGA
- a CDS encoding alpha-ketoacid dehydrogenase subunit beta, with amino-acid sequence MKQMTMIQALRSAMDVMMERDDNVVVFGQDVGYFGGVFRVTEGLQAKYGKHRCFDAPINEGGIVGAAVGMGAYGLRPVAEIQFADYFYPASDQIVSEAARLRFRSAGDFTCPITIRMPCGGGIYGGQTHSQSPEALFTHVCGLRTVMPSNPYDAKGLLISAIENDDPVIFLEPKRLYNGPFDGHHDRPVVPWSKHELGNVPEGYYRVPLDSAAIFRPGSQLTVITYGTMVWVSECAARESGVDAEIIDLRSIWPMDIETVVASVKKTGRCVIVHEATRTSGFGAELSALVQEHCFYHLEAPIERVAGWDTPYPHAQEWAYFPGPDRVAAAYKRVLEG; translated from the coding sequence ATGAAGCAGATGACCATGATCCAGGCGTTGCGCTCGGCCATGGACGTGATGATGGAACGCGACGACAACGTGGTCGTGTTCGGCCAGGACGTGGGCTATTTCGGCGGCGTCTTCCGAGTTACGGAAGGCCTGCAGGCGAAGTACGGCAAGCACCGCTGCTTCGACGCGCCGATCAACGAAGGCGGCATCGTCGGTGCGGCCGTCGGCATGGGCGCATATGGATTGCGCCCCGTCGCGGAGATCCAGTTCGCCGACTACTTCTATCCGGCCAGCGACCAGATCGTCTCGGAGGCGGCGCGGCTGCGCTTCCGCTCCGCGGGCGACTTCACCTGCCCGATCACCATCCGCATGCCCTGCGGCGGCGGCATCTACGGCGGCCAGACCCACAGCCAGAGCCCGGAGGCGCTGTTCACGCACGTGTGTGGCCTGCGCACCGTGATGCCGAGCAACCCGTACGACGCCAAGGGCCTGCTGATCTCGGCGATCGAGAACGACGACCCGGTGATCTTCCTGGAGCCCAAGCGCCTGTACAACGGGCCGTTCGACGGCCACCACGACCGGCCCGTCGTGCCCTGGAGCAAGCATGAACTGGGCAACGTGCCCGAGGGCTACTACCGCGTTCCGCTCGATTCGGCCGCGATCTTCCGGCCCGGCTCGCAGCTGACGGTGATCACCTACGGCACGATGGTCTGGGTGTCGGAGTGCGCCGCGCGCGAGAGCGGAGTCGATGCCGAGATCATCGACCTGCGCTCGATCTGGCCGATGGACATCGAGACGGTGGTCGCGTCCGTCAAGAAGACCGGCCGCTGCGTGATCGTGCATGAAGCCACGCGCACCAGCGGCTTCGGCGCCGAGCTGTCGGCGCTGGTGCAGGAGCACTGCTTCTACCACCTGGAAGCGCCGATCGAGCGCGTGGCGGGCTGGGACACGCCGTACCCGCATGCGCAGGAGTGGGCGTACTTCCCGGGACCCGACCGCGTCGCCGCGGCCTACAAACGCGTGCTGGAGGGCTGA
- a CDS encoding restriction endonuclease, whose protein sequence is MKFRMAENSLFAVLLRKPWWISMLVAAAFVAVVQALLPAQYRNVGSLGALPFVVIAGIAFWRQLGAPSESESRSVLEGASRMGWPEFEQALRAGFTRQGWQVRSGQGGADLVLERNGQPASLVSARRWKAARHGEESLQALDNAMRKQDVSRGVYVALGELTPQATRLAKSRQIEVVQGDALVRLLRK, encoded by the coding sequence ATGAAGTTCCGCATGGCGGAGAACTCGCTCTTCGCGGTGCTGCTGCGCAAGCCGTGGTGGATCAGCATGCTGGTTGCCGCCGCTTTCGTGGCGGTCGTGCAGGCGCTGCTGCCGGCGCAGTACCGCAACGTGGGCAGCCTCGGCGCGCTGCCGTTCGTGGTGATCGCGGGCATCGCGTTCTGGCGGCAGCTCGGCGCGCCCAGCGAGAGCGAGTCCCGTTCGGTGCTGGAGGGCGCTTCCAGGATGGGCTGGCCCGAGTTCGAACAGGCGCTGCGCGCGGGCTTCACGCGCCAGGGCTGGCAGGTGCGCAGCGGGCAGGGCGGGGCGGACCTCGTGCTGGAGCGAAACGGCCAGCCCGCATCGCTGGTGTCCGCACGTCGCTGGAAAGCCGCGCGCCACGGCGAGGAATCGCTCCAGGCGCTGGATAACGCCATGCGCAAGCAGGACGTTTCGCGCGGCGTCTATGTCGCGCTGGGTGAACTCACGCCACAGGCCACTCGCCTGGCCAAGTCGCGGCAGATCGAAGTGGTGCAGGGCGATGCGCTCGTGCGCCTGTTGCGCAAGTAG